The genomic region TGGCCAAGGAAAAGTTTGAGCGGACGAAGCCGCACTGCAACATTGGGACGATTGGGCACGTCGACCACGGTAAGACGACGCTGACGGCGGCGATTACGAAGGTCTTGGCGGAGTCGGGCGGA from Pelagibius sp. CAU 1746 harbors:
- a CDS encoding GTP-binding protein — translated: MAKEKFERTKPHCNIGTIGHVDHGKTTLTAAITKVLAESGG